One Brassica napus cultivar Da-Ae chromosome C2, Da-Ae, whole genome shotgun sequence DNA window includes the following coding sequences:
- the LOC125582233 gene encoding uncharacterized protein LOC125582233, producing the protein MSSTTSSGLWKTRIELSNHKKEVDEIERLVFRAEIEHVQHLIVATAETKIVEEAGKMVEVKILKGDAPMAEKPVAKRATQKLKGVKLEDTIEVEQSPYDKLPFPQRVLTKTQKKVISKFRKDLSDIGVKLPEISGMREAHVQMMLIKDIVDHQAEVAELLNISTLKLDSAITPKSLPKLESQGKFTLSCSLGKLTFDDALFDSGATVNVISMEMIGSCTIPIDLTVLKMATEKRVPLILGTPFLTTVGACIDFANKKVTLLNVNKAVSYPIQPPLDVEYCGTITCGDPYIEKDPPSPLST; encoded by the exons atgagctcaacaacaagttcagggcTTTGGAAaacca GGATTGAATTGAGTAACCACAAGAAAGAGGTAGATGAAATTGAAAGATTGGTGTTTAGAGCTGAGATTGAACATGTTCAGCATCTGATTGTAGCAACAGCTGAAACAAAGATTGTGGAGGAAGCTGGCAAAATGGTTGAAGTAAAGATTTTGAAGGGAGATGCACCCATGGCTGAGAAACCAGTTGCGAAGAGAGCTACCCAGAAGCTGAAAGGGGTCAAGCTGGAGGACACCATTGAGGTTGAGCAGTCACCCTATGACAAGCTCCCATTTCCACAAAGGGTCCTCACCAAAACTCAAAAGAAGGTGATTTCCAAGTTCAGAAAAGACTTAAGTGATATTGGAGTTAAGCTTCCAGAGATCTCGGGTATGCGTGAGGCTCATGTCCAAATGATGCTCATCAAGGACATTGTAGACCACCAAGCAGAAGTAGCAGAGCTTCTCAACATTTCAACTTTGAAACTTGATTCAGCCATCACACCAAAGTCTCTCCCTAAACTAGAATCCCAAGGCAAgttcaccttgtcttgctcccttgGTAAGCTCACCTTTGATGATGCTCTTTTTGATTCTGGTGCAACtgtgaatgtgatctcaatggagatg attggaTCTTGCACCATCCCTATAGACCTCACTGTCTtgaagatggcaactgagaagagagtTCCATTGATCCTGGGCACACCATTCCTTACTACTGTGGGTGCTTGCATCGATTTcgccaacaagaaggtcacactcctcAATGTAAACAAAGCTGTCTCTTACCCAATTCAGCCTCCACTGGATGTTGAGTATTGTGGAACCATCACTTGTGGAGACCCCTACATTGAGAAGGATCCTCCTTCTCCACTTTCCACTTGA